Proteins found in one Arcobacter sp. F155 genomic segment:
- the pheT gene encoding phenylalanine--tRNA ligase subunit beta translates to MIITRSWIQEYIDISKISTEDICKTLNSIGLEVDSVEEQRMPSNIVVGKVLEKEKHPDADKLNICQVDIGNETVQIVCGAKNVDAGQFVPVAVVGCNLGEGFKIKKAKLRGVESNGMICSSTEIGLPKLNDGILELDESIGKLEVGKELKDYPLLNDDIIEIELTANRGDCLSINGVARELSAFYSIAFKEQEFKINYNDLGIGQILEVESLSTIESKYIYTVINSENFTLPVLQRLRVGAIDKFKENDLVDALSYITHTTGVILNAYAKKDAEDIKGLATIHIQKDKQGFDVIIGEKKLSTVGVEHCEISEDKEYIIEASYINPELLAKKVFETKKETGDVYYRSSRGSEPDIETGMKSFCSLISQSGAEVYNGNEALVDYEEKTTIDVSVKKVNAIIGQDVEKANIDKILSGLGFEVKDNSSDVLSIKVPHYRHDIKNIADVTEEIVRIIGIDNIQAKPLAIDEVNRVNKTSYDLVKKNKLRAKAIENGFFETVTYVFADREKLTKYSLPTVQESLDLLNPIVKELDTFRTTISLNLIEACSNNSKLGFKSAAFFEIGKIFNLKREEKTVVSFVFSGQKELEEISNSGKPENIDFFSFSKKVLNTVGKFDLEPMEKISNDLIHPYQSANVIVDGQSVGFISKLHPSVASEYDLSDTFIAEIDFEAIANNLIKVESYSKFQASKKDLSLIVPKDMEFKKIKDVINSLENNTIKQYNLIDIYNDENLGENESLTIRFVLQNDEKTLEEEDITSTMNSILEALKEKLNIELR, encoded by the coding sequence ATGATAATAACAAGATCGTGGATACAAGAATATATTGATATTTCAAAAATATCAACAGAAGATATTTGTAAAACTTTAAACTCTATTGGATTAGAAGTTGATAGTGTTGAAGAACAAAGAATGCCTTCTAATATTGTAGTAGGTAAAGTTTTAGAAAAAGAGAAACACCCAGATGCTGATAAATTAAATATTTGTCAAGTTGATATTGGAAATGAAACTGTTCAAATTGTTTGTGGTGCAAAAAATGTAGATGCAGGACAATTTGTTCCTGTTGCAGTTGTTGGTTGTAACTTAGGTGAAGGTTTCAAAATTAAAAAGGCAAAACTAAGAGGTGTAGAATCAAATGGTATGATTTGTTCTTCTACTGAAATAGGTTTACCTAAATTAAATGATGGAATTTTAGAACTTGATGAATCAATTGGTAAATTAGAAGTTGGAAAAGAGTTAAAAGACTACCCTCTTTTAAATGATGATATTATTGAAATTGAATTAACTGCAAATAGAGGTGACTGTCTAAGTATCAATGGAGTTGCTAGAGAATTATCTGCATTTTATTCTATTGCTTTTAAAGAGCAAGAATTCAAAATAAATTACAATGATTTAGGTATTGGACAAATTTTAGAAGTAGAGAGTTTAAGTACAATCGAATCTAAATATATCTATACAGTTATTAACTCAGAAAACTTCACTTTACCAGTATTACAAAGATTAAGAGTTGGGGCAATTGATAAATTTAAAGAGAATGATTTAGTTGATGCTTTAAGTTATATTACTCATACTACTGGTGTTATTTTAAATGCTTATGCAAAAAAAGATGCTGAAGATATTAAAGGTTTAGCAACAATTCATATCCAAAAAGACAAACAAGGTTTTGATGTAATTATTGGTGAGAAGAAGTTAAGTACTGTAGGTGTTGAACACTGTGAAATTAGTGAAGACAAAGAGTATATTATTGAAGCTTCATATATCAACCCTGAACTTTTAGCAAAAAAAGTATTTGAAACAAAAAAAGAGACTGGTGATGTTTATTACAGAAGTTCAAGAGGTAGTGAACCAGATATTGAAACTGGAATGAAATCTTTTTGTTCTTTAATCTCTCAAAGTGGTGCAGAAGTTTACAATGGAAATGAAGCACTAGTTGACTATGAAGAAAAAACTACTATTGATGTAAGTGTTAAAAAAGTTAATGCAATTATTGGTCAAGACGTAGAAAAAGCAAATATTGATAAAATCTTAAGTGGTTTAGGATTTGAAGTAAAAGATAACTCTTCAGATGTTTTATCTATTAAAGTTCCACACTACAGACACGATATTAAAAATATTGCAGATGTTACAGAAGAGATTGTTAGAATTATTGGTATTGATAACATTCAAGCAAAACCTTTAGCAATTGATGAAGTAAATAGAGTAAACAAAACTTCATATGATTTAGTTAAGAAAAACAAATTGAGAGCTAAAGCTATTGAAAATGGTTTCTTTGAAACTGTAACTTATGTTTTTGCAGATAGAGAAAAATTAACAAAATACTCTCTTCCAACAGTTCAAGAGAGTTTAGATTTATTAAATCCTATTGTTAAAGAGTTAGATACATTTAGAACAACTATTTCATTAAACCTTATTGAAGCTTGTTCAAATAACTCAAAACTTGGATTTAAATCAGCAGCCTTCTTTGAGATTGGAAAAATATTCAACTTAAAAAGAGAAGAAAAAACTGTTGTTTCTTTCGTATTCTCAGGACAAAAAGAGCTTGAAGAGATTTCAAATTCTGGTAAGCCAGAAAATATTGATTTCTTCTCTTTCTCTAAAAAAGTATTAAATACAGTTGGAAAATTTGATTTAGAGCCAATGGAAAAAATTTCTAATGATTTAATTCACCCATACCAAAGTGCAAATGTAATTGTAGATGGTCAAAGTGTAGGATTTATTTCAAAATTACATCCAAGTGTAGCTTCTGAATATGATTTAAGTGATACATTCATTGCAGAGATTGATTTTGAAGCAATTGCAAATAACTTAATCAAAGTAGAGAGCTACTCTAAATTCCAAGCTTCTAAAAAAGACTTAAGTCTTATTGTTCCAAAAGATATGGAGTTTAAGAAAATTAAAGATGTAATTAACTCTTTAGAAAACAACACAATTAAACAATATAACCTAATTGATATCTACAATGATGAAAACTTAGGTGAAAATGAGAGTTTAACTATTAGATTTGTTCTTCAAAACGATGAAAAAACACTTGAAGAAGAAGATATTACTTCTACAATGAATAGTATTTTAGAAGCATTAAAAGAAAAATTAAATATTGAATTAAGATAA
- a CDS encoding histidine triad nucleotide-binding protein, with protein MCIFCKIVKGEIPNQTILEDENFLAFNDINPARKVHVLIIPKEHYDSFDVIPPKIMAGMTEFMQKVASKLGIRESGYRLITNIGDDGGQEVHHLHFHMIGGEPVGRLVRD; from the coding sequence ATGTGTATTTTTTGCAAAATAGTTAAGGGTGAAATACCTAATCAAACTATCCTAGAAGACGAGAATTTTTTAGCATTTAATGATATAAATCCAGCTAGAAAAGTTCATGTTCTTATTATCCCTAAGGAGCACTATGATTCATTTGATGTAATTCCTCCAAAAATTATGGCAGGTATGACTGAGTTTATGCAAAAAGTTGCATCTAAATTAGGTATTAGAGAAAGTGGTTATAGATTAATTACAAATATTGGTGATGATGGTGGACAAGAAGTTCATCATTTACATTTTCATATGATTGGTGGGGAGCCTGTAGGTAGGCTAGTTAGAGACTAA
- the acpP gene encoding acyl carrier protein encodes MALFDDVKEVVVEQLDCDPAEVKEESKFIEDLGADSLDVVELVMALEEKFDIEIPDEDAEGILTVADAIKYIEDNA; translated from the coding sequence ATGGCATTATTTGATGATGTAAAAGAAGTAGTAGTTGAGCAACTAGATTGTGATCCTGCAGAAGTTAAAGAAGAGTCTAAATTTATTGAAGATTTAGGTGCTGACTCATTAGACGTTGTTGAATTAGTTATGGCGTTAGAAGAGAAGTTCGATATCGAGATTCCAGACGAAGATGCAGAGGGTATCTTAACTGTTGCTGATGCTATCAAATACATCGAAGATAACGCGTAA
- the accA gene encoding acetyl-CoA carboxylase carboxyl transferase subunit alpha, with amino-acid sequence MATYLDFEDKIKKIEEDITVAKTKNDEHAVEILDKKLEKEVEKTFKNLSDYQKLQLARHPDRPYAMDYIKGLMTDYYEIHGDRHFDDDNAIVCFLGYIGNEKVVVIGEQKGRGTKDKLKRNFGMPSPEGYRKALRAAKLAEKFNLPILMLVDTPGAYPGIGAEERNQSEAIARNLYEFSELKTPTVSVVIGEGGSGGALAISVADKLAMMRYSVYAVISPEGCSAILWNDPAKVETAANALKITAESLKELGLIDDVIKEPLIGAHRKKEDAIKALGDYFLTSLAELKQLTPAQRYEKKYEKLMNLGKFEAK; translated from the coding sequence TTGGCAACTTACTTAGATTTTGAAGACAAAATAAAAAAAATTGAAGAAGATATCACAGTTGCAAAAACAAAAAATGACGAACATGCAGTAGAAATACTGGATAAAAAGTTAGAAAAAGAGGTTGAAAAGACATTTAAAAACCTTAGTGATTATCAAAAACTTCAATTAGCTAGACACCCTGATAGACCATATGCAATGGATTATATCAAGGGTCTTATGACAGATTACTATGAAATTCATGGTGATAGACACTTCGATGATGACAATGCTATTGTGTGTTTCCTTGGATATATTGGAAATGAAAAAGTAGTAGTTATTGGAGAGCAAAAAGGTAGAGGGACAAAAGATAAGTTAAAAAGAAACTTTGGTATGCCAAGTCCTGAAGGTTATAGAAAAGCTTTAAGAGCAGCTAAATTAGCTGAAAAGTTTAACTTACCGATTCTTATGCTTGTAGACACTCCGGGTGCATATCCTGGAATTGGTGCAGAAGAAAGAAACCAATCTGAAGCAATTGCTAGAAACCTTTATGAGTTTTCTGAACTAAAAACTCCTACTGTTTCAGTTGTAATTGGAGAAGGTGGTTCAGGTGGTGCACTTGCTATTTCTGTTGCTGATAAATTAGCAATGATGAGATACTCTGTTTATGCAGTTATTTCTCCTGAAGGTTGTTCTGCAATTTTATGGAATGACCCTGCAAAAGTTGAAACAGCAGCAAATGCATTAAAGATTACAGCTGAGTCATTAAAAGAACTTGGTTTAATTGATGATGTAATTAAAGAGCCACTTATTGGTGCTCATAGAAAAAAAGAAGACGCTATTAAAGCATTAGGTGATTATTTTTTAACTTCACTTGCTGAATTAAAACAACTAACACCAGCTCAAAGATACGAAAAGAAATATGAAAAACTTATGAACTTAGGAAAGTTCGAAGCTAAATAA
- the pheS gene encoding phenylalanine--tRNA ligase subunit alpha: protein MKEWLDKISNADSLEVLENLRIETLGKKGIIPAQFAKMKDIPGPEKKAFAENLNTQKAEITEALEAKKEILEQQALEAKLKEEKIDVTKFNNELTCGAAHPVSLTMDRIIQYFQNLNFAVEEGPLVEDDFHNFEALNLPKYHPARDMQDTFYNKDYTLLRTHTSPVQIRTMLSQQTPIRMIAPGTVFRRDFDLTHTPMFHQIEALVVDDADKISFANLKHVLVEFLHHMFGDVDVRFRPSFFPFTEPSAEVDISCVFCKGDGCRVCSHTGWLEVLGCGVVDQNVFKAVGYENKSGYAFGLGVERFAMLIHNIGDLRSLFESDLRLLGQFK, encoded by the coding sequence GTGAAAGAATGGCTTGATAAAATTAGTAATGCTGATTCACTTGAAGTTCTAGAGAATTTAAGAATTGAAACTTTAGGTAAAAAAGGTATTATCCCTGCACAATTTGCAAAGATGAAAGATATTCCAGGACCAGAGAAAAAAGCTTTTGCTGAAAATTTAAATACGCAAAAAGCTGAAATCACTGAAGCACTTGAAGCTAAAAAAGAGATTTTAGAACAACAGGCACTAGAAGCAAAATTAAAAGAAGAAAAAATTGATGTAACAAAATTCAACAACGAGTTAACATGTGGTGCAGCTCACCCAGTTTCTTTAACAATGGATAGAATTATTCAATATTTCCAAAACCTTAACTTTGCAGTAGAAGAAGGTCCATTAGTAGAAGATGACTTCCATAACTTTGAAGCATTAAATCTTCCTAAATATCACCCTGCAAGAGATATGCAAGATACATTCTATAATAAAGATTATACTTTATTAAGAACACACACTTCTCCTGTACAAATTAGAACTATGTTAAGTCAACAAACTCCAATCAGAATGATTGCACCAGGTACAGTTTTTAGAAGAGACTTTGACTTAACACATACGCCAATGTTCCACCAAATTGAAGCATTAGTAGTTGATGATGCAGATAAGATTTCATTTGCAAACTTAAAACATGTATTAGTAGAGTTCTTACATCATATGTTTGGTGACGTTGATGTTAGATTTAGACCATCATTCTTCCCATTTACAGAACCATCTGCAGAAGTAGATATTTCATGTGTATTCTGTAAAGGTGATGGATGTAGAGTATGTTCTCACACAGGATGGTTAGAAGTACTTGGATGTGGTGTAGTAGACCAAAATGTATTCAAAGCAGTTGGATACGAAAATAAATCAGGATATGCTTTTGGATTAGGTGTTGAAAGATTTGCAATGCTAATTCATAATATTGGTGATTTAAGATCTCTATTTGAGAGTGATTTAAGATTATTAGGACAGTTCAAATGA
- the aroA gene encoding 3-phosphoshikimate 1-carboxyvinyltransferase — METFDIKKLSKPFDIEIDSIASDKSISHRCAMFSLFSNETSYIKNYLTAEDTLNTLSIVEQLGAKITRDGSTVEITPTDKLTEPKDILDCGNSGTAMRLFCGLLASIDGAFTLTGDKYLKERPMKRVADPLRSIGAKIDGREEGNKAPLFIRGVKELDPFTYISPVDSAQVKSAMILAALRANGISKYKENELTRDHTERMLKGMGAKLETDDEGFINIHPLEGHLKPLNITVPTDPSSGFFFAVAAAITKDSRVVIKNVSLNPTRIEAYQVLKRMGAEVNFIEKENIYEPIGDIEVKHKELNGVVVEDNISWLIDELPALSIAMSIANGKSLVKNAKELRVKESDRIKSVVSNLEKCGVTYTEFEDGYEIVGGTITKASIDSHGDHRIAMSFAIAGTLCDMEINDVDCILTSFPNFKEILDSLY; from the coding sequence GTGGAAACATTTGACATTAAAAAACTATCTAAGCCTTTTGACATAGAAATTGACTCAATTGCAAGTGATAAATCAATATCACATAGATGTGCAATGTTTTCACTATTTTCTAATGAAACTTCATATATTAAAAACTACCTTACAGCAGAAGACACATTAAATACTTTAAGTATAGTAGAACAATTAGGTGCTAAAATCACACGTGATGGTTCTACTGTAGAAATTACACCAACAGATAAACTAACTGAGCCAAAAGATATTCTTGATTGTGGTAACTCAGGAACTGCAATGAGACTGTTTTGTGGACTTTTAGCTTCTATTGATGGTGCTTTTACTTTAACAGGTGATAAATATCTAAAAGAGCGACCAATGAAAAGAGTGGCAGACCCACTAAGAAGTATTGGTGCAAAGATTGATGGTAGAGAAGAAGGGAATAAAGCTCCTTTATTTATTAGAGGAGTTAAAGAGTTAGATCCTTTTACTTATATCTCGCCTGTAGATTCTGCCCAAGTAAAATCAGCAATGATACTAGCAGCTTTAAGAGCTAATGGTATTTCAAAATATAAAGAAAATGAACTAACACGTGACCATACAGAAAGAATGTTAAAAGGTATGGGAGCTAAGTTAGAGACAGATGATGAAGGGTTTATAAATATTCATCCTTTAGAAGGTCATTTAAAGCCATTAAATATTACAGTTCCAACTGATCCTAGTTCTGGGTTCTTTTTTGCAGTGGCTGCTGCAATTACAAAAGACTCAAGAGTTGTAATAAAAAATGTATCTTTAAATCCTACTAGAATTGAAGCATACCAAGTTTTAAAAAGAATGGGTGCAGAAGTTAATTTTATAGAAAAAGAGAATATTTATGAGCCTATTGGAGATATTGAAGTAAAACACAAAGAGCTAAATGGTGTTGTGGTTGAAGATAATATCTCTTGGTTAATTGATGAACTTCCAGCACTTTCAATTGCTATGTCAATTGCAAATGGAAAATCATTGGTAAAAAATGCAAAAGAGTTAAGAGTTAAAGAGTCAGATAGAATTAAATCTGTTGTTTCAAACCTTGAAAAATGCGGTGTTACTTACACTGAATTTGAAGATGGCTATGAGATAGTAGGTGGAACAATAACTAAAGCCTCTATAGACTCTCATGGAGACCATAGAATTGCAATGAGCTTTGCAATTGCTGGTACTTTATGTGATATGGAAATAAATGATGTTGATTGTATTTTAACATCATTTCCAAACTTCAAAGAAATCCTTGACTCTTTATATTAA
- a CDS encoding 4-hydroxy-3-methylbut-2-enyl diphosphate reductase produces the protein MKVKLASSYGFCFGVKRAIEIAEKYEDSATMGPLIHNQNEIDRLKTDYNVGLYNNLTDVKPNDTIIIRTHGIPKNDLKDLRKKDAKVINATCPFVTTPQQIVKKMSAENYSILIFGDQDHPEVKGVKSYGEDQDDVHVILTADELDNLNFKYDKIATVAQTTRKKEIYLEIVNKLILKNKEVRVFNTICDATFENQDAARELSKEVDVMVIIGGKNSSNTKQLHHICLDNCKDSYLIENAKELDSSWFKGKELCGITAGASTPDWIIQEVVNEIEKY, from the coding sequence ATGAAAGTAAAACTAGCATCAAGCTATGGTTTTTGTTTTGGAGTAAAAAGAGCAATTGAAATTGCAGAAAAATATGAAGATTCTGCAACAATGGGACCACTAATTCATAATCAAAATGAAATTGATAGACTAAAAACTGACTACAATGTAGGTTTATATAACAATCTAACAGATGTAAAACCTAATGATACTATTATAATTAGAACACATGGTATTCCAAAGAATGACTTAAAAGATTTAAGAAAAAAAGATGCAAAAGTTATAAATGCAACTTGTCCTTTTGTTACCACTCCTCAGCAAATTGTAAAGAAGATGTCTGCTGAAAACTACTCTATTTTAATCTTTGGAGACCAAGACCATCCAGAAGTTAAAGGTGTGAAATCATATGGTGAGGACCAAGATGATGTACATGTGATTTTAACTGCTGATGAACTAGATAATTTGAACTTCAAATATGACAAAATTGCAACTGTTGCACAGACAACTAGAAAAAAAGAGATTTACTTAGAGATTGTAAATAAACTTATTCTAAAAAACAAAGAAGTAAGAGTATTTAATACAATTTGTGATGCAACTTTTGAAAATCAAGATGCAGCAAGAGAACTATCAAAAGAAGTAGATGTAATGGTAATTATTGGAGGGAAGAACTCTTCAAATACTAAACAATTACATCATATTTGTTTAGATAACTGCAAAGATTCATATTTAATAGAAAATGCCAAAGAACTTGATTCTTCTTGGTTTAAAGGCAAAGAACTTTGTGGTATAACAGCAGGGGCTAGTACACCTGATTGGATTATTCAAGAAGTTGTTAACGAAATAGAAAAATATTAA
- a CDS encoding 30S ribosomal protein S1 has protein sequence MGIDDIELGEDFDFEKMLNESFENAENNSVVDGVIVEITNDSVLVDVGQKIEGRLNLSEITIGGEVQFKAGDTISVMLMGNKGERPNISYKKVLQKEKFDNFVKEHGENVEDVTIEGKIISVKNRGGFIIEDDSGLEYFMPMAQSYLKTHGAIGKKVKAKVLKVNEAQNSIIVSRKKLIEESKLEKDSKVNEILEKNEPVNGIVKKITSYGMFIDLGGIDGLVNYNEISYKGPVNPANYYDEGDEVSVVVLSYDKAKQHLSLSIKAALPNPWDEIKDELEVGDTITVTVSNFESYGAFVDLGNDIEGLLHISEISWNKNLKNPKDLLTLGEEVNVEVIELDVDKKRLRVSLKNLQEKPFAKFVKENKVGDVIQGKVATLTDFGAFVTIGEVDGLLHNEEASWESNAKCKSLYKKGDEVEVKIIKIDREKENISLSVKEISESPAKKFQNEHKIGDIVKGAVKDKKDFGIFIKLDDNLDGLIRNEDFGPLNVEEVNVGDELEAVVVNIDTKKNRVRLSVKRLEQQQEREVLKAVNDDTSMTLGDLLKDQIK, from the coding sequence ATGGGTATCGATGATATTGAATTAGGTGAAGACTTTGATTTTGAGAAAATGCTTAATGAGTCTTTTGAGAATGCTGAAAATAACTCTGTAGTTGATGGTGTAATTGTAGAAATTACTAATGATAGTGTACTTGTTGATGTTGGACAAAAGATTGAAGGTAGATTAAACCTTTCAGAAATCACAATTGGTGGTGAAGTTCAATTTAAAGCTGGTGATACAATCTCTGTTATGTTAATGGGAAATAAAGGTGAAAGACCAAATATTTCTTACAAAAAAGTTTTACAAAAAGAAAAATTTGATAACTTTGTAAAAGAACATGGTGAGAATGTTGAAGATGTAACAATTGAAGGTAAAATCATTTCTGTTAAAAACAGAGGTGGATTTATTATTGAAGATGATTCTGGATTAGAATACTTCATGCCAATGGCACAATCTTACTTAAAAACTCACGGAGCAATTGGTAAAAAAGTTAAAGCTAAAGTTTTAAAAGTAAACGAAGCTCAAAACTCAATCATTGTTTCTAGAAAAAAACTTATTGAAGAGTCTAAGTTAGAAAAAGATTCTAAAGTAAATGAAATCTTAGAGAAAAACGAGCCAGTAAACGGTATCGTTAAAAAAATCACTTCTTATGGTATGTTTATTGATTTAGGTGGAATTGATGGTTTAGTAAACTACAATGAAATCTCTTACAAAGGGCCTGTTAACCCTGCAAATTACTATGACGAAGGTGATGAAGTATCTGTTGTTGTATTATCTTATGATAAAGCTAAACAACACTTATCATTATCTATTAAAGCTGCATTACCAAATCCTTGGGATGAAATCAAAGATGAATTAGAAGTTGGTGATACAATTACTGTTACTGTTTCTAACTTTGAATCATATGGTGCGTTTGTTGATTTAGGAAATGATATTGAAGGTCTATTACATATCTCTGAAATTTCTTGGAACAAAAACTTAAAAAATCCAAAAGATTTATTAACATTAGGTGAAGAAGTTAATGTTGAAGTTATTGAACTAGATGTTGACAAAAAAAGATTAAGAGTATCTCTTAAAAACTTACAAGAAAAACCATTTGCTAAATTTGTAAAAGAGAACAAAGTTGGTGATGTTATTCAAGGTAAAGTTGCTACATTAACTGATTTTGGTGCTTTCGTTACAATTGGTGAAGTAGATGGATTATTACACAATGAAGAAGCTTCTTGGGAATCAAATGCTAAATGTAAATCACTTTATAAAAAAGGTGACGAAGTTGAAGTTAAAATTATCAAGATTGATAGAGAAAAAGAAAATATCTCTTTATCAGTTAAAGAAATTTCTGAATCTCCAGCTAAAAAATTCCAAAATGAACACAAAATTGGTGACATCGTAAAAGGTGCTGTTAAAGATAAAAAAGATTTCGGAATTTTCATTAAATTAGATGACAACTTAGATGGTCTAATCAGAAATGAAGACTTTGGTCCATTAAATGTTGAAGAAGTTAATGTTGGTGACGAATTAGAAGCAGTAGTAGTAAATATCGACACTAAGAAAAATAGAGTAAGATTATCTGTAAAAAGATTAGAGCAACAACAAGAAAGAGAAGTTCTAAAAGCAGTTAATGATGATACGTCTATGACATTAGGTGATTTACTAAAAGACCAAATTAAATAA
- a CDS encoding beta-ketoacyl-ACP synthase II codes for MKRVVITGLGTINSVGHNVEDSFNAVVNGKCGINEITLFDASEYSVQFAGEVKDFDPTTVMDKKEVKKADRFIQLGIKAAYEAMDDAGYISAEDKKVNESISERFGVISASGIGGLSTIEKNSVTCANRGPKRISPFFIPSSLVNMLGGFISIEHGLKGPSLSHVTACAASTHALADAVKTIATNGADRVLVVGAESAICGAGIGGFAAMKALSTRNDDPQSASRPFDKDRDGFVMGEGAGALVLETLESAQERGAKIYCEVIGFGESGDANHITAPVMDGPLRSMKAALAMAKANTGEDIKIDYINAHGTSTPVGDVNESKAIVELFEGLENCPPVTSTKGQVGHCLGAAGAIEAIFTIKALNEGIIPPTINIENQDEECKLDYVPNTARKVELNTVMSNNFGFGGTNGSVIFRKLEK; via the coding sequence ATGAAAAGAGTTGTTATAACAGGTTTAGGAACAATTAATTCAGTAGGTCACAATGTAGAGGATTCTTTCAATGCCGTAGTAAATGGTAAATGTGGAATCAATGAAATTACACTGTTTGATGCTAGTGAATATTCTGTTCAATTTGCAGGTGAGGTTAAAGATTTTGACCCAACTACTGTAATGGATAAAAAAGAAGTTAAAAAAGCTGATAGATTTATTCAATTAGGAATAAAAGCAGCTTATGAAGCGATGGATGATGCAGGATACATCAGTGCTGAAGATAAAAAAGTTAATGAATCAATTTCTGAAAGATTTGGAGTTATTTCAGCTTCAGGAATCGGTGGATTATCAACAATTGAGAAAAACTCAGTAACTTGTGCTAACAGAGGACCAAAAAGAATTTCACCATTCTTCATTCCTTCTTCATTAGTAAATATGTTAGGTGGATTTATTTCAATTGAGCATGGACTAAAAGGTCCTTCATTATCTCACGTAACAGCTTGTGCAGCTTCAACACACGCTTTAGCAGATGCAGTTAAAACTATTGCAACAAATGGTGCTGATAGAGTATTAGTTGTTGGTGCAGAAAGTGCTATTTGTGGTGCTGGAATTGGTGGATTTGCTGCAATGAAAGCATTATCTACTAGAAATGATGATCCACAAAGTGCTTCAAGACCATTTGATAAAGATAGAGATGGTTTTGTTATGGGAGAAGGTGCTGGTGCACTTGTACTTGAAACATTAGAATCAGCACAAGAAAGAGGTGCTAAAATCTATTGTGAAGTAATTGGATTTGGTGAATCAGGTGATGCAAATCACATTACAGCTCCTGTTATGGATGGTCCACTAAGATCAATGAAAGCTGCATTAGCTATGGCTAAAGCAAATACTGGTGAAGACATTAAAATTGACTATATCAATGCTCACGGTACATCAACTCCTGTTGGAGATGTAAATGAGTCTAAAGCAATTGTTGAGTTATTTGAAGGACTTGAAAACTGTCCTCCTGTAACTTCTACAAAAGGTCAAGTTGGTCACTGTTTAGGTGCAGCTGGTGCAATTGAAGCAATTTTTACTATCAAAGCACTAAATGAAGGAATTATTCCTCCAACAATTAATATTGAAAACCAAGATGAAGAGTGTAAACTAGATTACGTTCCTAATACTGCAAGAAAAGTAGAGTTAAATACTGTTATGAGTAATAACTTTGGTTTCGGTGGAACTAACGGTTCTGTAATATTCAGAAAACTAGAAAAGTAA
- the fabG gene encoding 3-oxoacyl-ACP reductase FabG has translation MNFTGSNVLVTGASRGIGAEIAKTLASFGLKVWINYRSGAEAAEKIKEEIEAAGGKAAIVKADVTKEDEFTAAIKTIVDADGQLSYLVNNAGITRDKLALRMSVEDFNDVIAANLTSAFIGCKGALKAMGKKKFGSIVNISSIVGEMGNPGQTNYSASKGGLNAMTKSFAKEAAARGIRYNAVTPGFIQTDMTDELKDEVKAEYERNIPLSRFGQPKEIADAVAFLLSDHSSYITGEILKVNGGLYV, from the coding sequence ATGAATTTTACAGGTTCTAATGTATTAGTAACAGGTGCTAGTAGAGGAATTGGTGCAGAGATTGCAAAAACTCTTGCTAGTTTTGGTTTAAAAGTTTGGATTAACTATAGAAGTGGAGCGGAAGCTGCTGAAAAAATCAAAGAAGAGATTGAAGCTGCTGGTGGAAAAGCTGCAATAGTTAAAGCTGACGTAACTAAAGAAGATGAATTCACTGCTGCAATTAAAACAATTGTAGATGCAGATGGACAACTTTCATACTTAGTTAATAATGCTGGTATTACAAGAGATAAATTAGCACTAAGAATGTCTGTTGAAGATTTCAACGATGTTATTGCAGCAAACTTAACATCTGCATTTATTGGATGTAAAGGTGCTTTAAAAGCTATGGGTAAAAAGAAGTTTGGTTCTATTGTAAACATCTCTTCAATTGTTGGAGAAATGGGTAACCCAGGTCAGACAAATTATTCTGCTTCTAAAGGTGGATTAAATGCAATGACTAAATCATTTGCAAAAGAAGCTGCAGCTAGAGGTATTAGATATAATGCAGTAACTCCAGGTTTTATTCAAACAGATATGACTGATGAATTAAAAGATGAAGTTAAAGCTGAATATGAGAGAAATATCCCTCTAAGTAGATTTGGACAACCAAAAGAAATTGCAGATGCAGTAGCATTTTTATTGAGTGATCATTCATCGTATATTACAGGTGAAATACTAAAAGTAAATGGTGGATTATACGTTTAA